From the Haladaptatus sp. DJG-WS-42 genome, the window GGCAACTTCGTCGCGGGAATTCTCGAAGGCCAAGAGAACATCGCGCCGCTCGTCGCGGACAGCGTGGGACTCACGGGCATCCCCACGATGAAGACCGAAGGCGCGTGTGCGAGTTCGGGGATCGCCCTGAGACAGGCGTATCAGGCCGTCGCCACTGGTGTCCACGACGTGGTCGTCGTCGCGGGCGTCGAGAGCATGACGAACGCCGAAACCACGGAGTTCACCCGCGCGCTCAACAGCGCCGCGGACACCCAAACGGAGGGCAAAACCGGCCTCACCTTCCCCGGCTTCTACGGCCTCTGGCTCGACCGCTACATGCACGAACACGGGGCGACCCGCGAGGAAGTCGCCGCGATTCCGGTGAAAAATCGCGCCAACGGCGCGACCAATCCGAGAGCACGGTTCCGCGACCCAATCGCCATCGACGACGTGGTGGAATCCAGACTGGTCGCAGACCCGCTTCGACTCTACGACTGTTGCCCGGCCGCGGACGGCGGCGCGGCGCTCGTCATCACCGCGAGCGACCGGGCGCGCGAGTTCACCGACACGCCGCTCTCGGTTCTCGGGAGCGGCCACGCGAGCGGGCGAAGCGGGGCGTATCGCTACGAGGATTTGACCACGCTCGACGCGACCGTCACCGCCGCGAATGACGCCTACGCGCAGGCGGGCATTTCACCGACCGACTTGGACGTGGTCGAACTCCACGACTGTTTCAGCGCCGCAGAAATCGGTGACTCAGAAGACCTCGGCCTGTTCGAGAAAGGCGAAGGGGCGCGCGCCGCCGCAGAGGGTGTGACCGCGGTCGATGGCGACGTGCCAATCAACCCGAGCGGTGGGTTGCTCTCGAAAGGGCATCCGGTCGGCGCGACCGGCATCGGACAGGTGTACGAAGCCTGTCTGCAACTGCTCGGCGAACACGAAAATCAAGTCGATGGCGCGGAACTCGCGCTCACGCACAATCTGGGTGGGAGCGGCGCAGTATGTACAGTCACCGTCCTCGGGAGGGATGCGTGATGCCCGCATTCCCCGCGACCGAGTGCGCAGACTGCGGCGAACTCTATGGGTTCCCGGTCGTCGCCTGTCGTGACTGCGGGTGCGAGTCGTTCGAAACAAGAGAACTGGACGGGTCGGGAATCGTCTACGCTCGGACGACCATCCGCGTGCCCGGCGCAGACCACCAAGGCCAAGAACCGTTCGAGGTGTGCGTCGTTGACCTCGCGGACGACATCCGCATCACCGCCCGAGTTCTCGACAATCCCGAACTGGGGCCGGACGACTCGGTGCAGTTTGTCGAAGCGCGCGACGGCGTCTTCTTCTTCGAAGCGGCCTGAGTTCCTCCTTATTCGAGGACGAACGGGTCGCCCACTTCGCCCGCGTGGTTGTACCAGACGCTTTTGGTCTGGTAGTACTCTTCTAAGCCTTCGCGGCCGTTTTCGCGGCCGAGGCCGCTTGCCTTGTAGCCGCCAAACGGCGAGTTCGGCGCGACGAGACGGTACTCGTTTACCCACACCGTGCCCGCTTCGACAGTTTCGACGAACTCGTTTGCACGGTCCATATCCTGCGTCCAGATGGCTGCCGCGAGGCCGAAGTCGGTGTCGTTTGCGATAGAGAGCGCTTCGTCTAGACTTTCAAAGGAGATGACGCTCGCAACCGGGCCGAAAATCTCCTCGCGGGCGACGGTCATGTCGTTTTCTACGTCAACGAACACCGTTGGCTGGATGAAACACTCACCGGGCTGGTCCGCGGGCATCTCGCCGCCGATTTCGAGTGTTGCACCCTCTTCGAGCCCTGACTGGACGTACTTGTGGACGGTCTCCCACTGGCCGCGGAAGGCCACCGGCCCCATCTGCGTGTCCATGTTCCGCGGATCGCCCATCTTGATGTCGCCTGCCCGCGCGGTCAGCTTCGAGACGAACTCCTCGTGGACGTCCTCGTGGACGAGCACGCGCGACCCCGCCATGCAGGTCTGGCCCGTCGCCGCGAAAATCCCCTTCATCACGCCGTTTACCGCATCATCGAGATTCGCGTCGGGGAGGATGACGTTCGGACTCTTTCCACCGAGCTCGAGCGAGACTTTGGTGAGGTTCTCACCCGCAGCTTTCGCCACTTTCCGCCCGACAGCGGTGCTCCCGGTGAACGCGAGTTTGTCCACGTCCGAGTGCGCGGTGAGCGCCGCACCGGTGTGTCCCTGCCCGGGCACGACGTTATACACGCCGTCGGGCAAGTCGGTGTGTTCGTAGATGAGTTCCACGAATCGAAGCGCACTCACGGGCGTCTCCTCGCTCGGTTTGTGGACGAACGTATTGCCCGCCGCGAGCGCCGGGGCGAGTTTCCACGCCGTCAGAAGTAATGGCGAGTTCCACGCCGTAATCGCGCCGACGACGCCGAACGGCTCGTGGCGGATGTAGTTGAACATCTGCCCGTCTTTCTTATCGACGGGGATGGTGCGCCCAGATTCGACTTCTTCTGCGATGCGGCCGTAGTACCGATACCACTCGCCAAGGCCGCTCAACTGCTCTTTCATCTCGCGCAGGAGCTTGCCGTTCTGAAGCGTTTCGAGCTCCGCGAGTTCGTCTCCGTGCGCGTCGATGGTGTCCGCGATTTGGTTCAGAATCTCGCGTCGGTCGCTCGGCTTGGTGTCGCGCCACTCGTCGCGTTCGAAGGCTGCGCGCGCGGCCGCGACGGCATCGTCTACGTCTTCTTCGGTGGCGTCGGGCACGGTCGCCCACACCGTTCCGTCGTACGGGAACGACACCTCGACGCGCTCGTCGCCGTGGGATGCCCGGAACGCACCGTCGATGAACAACTCGTAGTCTGTGACCTCCTCAATGTCTGATGTTGACATGGCTCATTTGTGTGGTTCAGGTACTCGTTATTAAGCCCACGGACAACTGCAAGACAGACACTGAATTTCTGATAAATAATTGCGGTTTCTGCGGTATGTACTGTTAAACTCCCCTCCATACGGAAATCGAACGTCTATGCAATACGTTCACATTGGACGGGAGTATGGCTACTGAAGGCGGACGAACGTGGACGGTCGACGGCGACCAACGGGCGCGGAGTATCGAGGAAATTGACTTACACGACTTGGCGATGCAACCGGTGGTGAAATTCCTGCTCGCCTTCCTCATCGGCGGCGTGTTCTTCCTGTTACCGGTGCGCTACGGCGGTGAAATCACGGTTCCCTTCGACATCGCGGTGAGCTACATCACCGAGACGTTCCCCGGTGCGGTCGGCGTCTACGCGCTGGCGATTATCGTCGCAGGCGGCGTGCTCACGACGCTTGCAATGGTCACCGACGAACCGGTTGCAGGCATCGACCTCTCGTACTTCGAGACCTCCGTCGTGTTCTGGATACTCAGACTCGCCGGACTCGTGCTTGCCCCGGTCATGTTCTTCAAACTCGGTCCGGCGTGGCTCCACACCCCCGGAACGGGCGGGCTGATGTGGGGGACGCTCGTCTACAGCGTCGGCATCATCATCCCTATTGGCGCGGTGTTCATCACCATCTTCGTCGAACTCGGCGGCCTCGAATTCGTGGGCACGCTCTCGCGGCCGGTGATGAAGCCGCTGTTCAAGGTTCCGGGCCGCGCCGCCCTCGACAGTCTCGCGTCGTGGGTTGGCTCCTACAGCGTCGGCCTCTACGTCACGCGAAACGTGTTCGAAAAGGGCGGCTACCACAAGCGCGACGTGTTCACCATCGCAACCTGCTTTTCGACGGTGAGCATCGGCTTTGTGGGCGTGGTCGCCGCAACCCTCGACATGCTCGCGCTGTTCCCCGTCATCTTTGGGGCGTACTTCGTCTGCGTCGTCCTCACGAGCATCATCCTCGTCCGGATTCCTCCCATCTCGACGACGCCAAAAGAGTACATCGCAGAGCCGGAGCCGGAAGTCGGCTTCACCGGGTCACTCGCCGATTACGCCCGCTTCGCGCTTTCTGAAGCCGTCAAAAAGGCCGACGAAGGCGAATCGTTCCTCGAAGCCGCAACCCGCGGATTTGTCGATGGTATCAAACTCACGAGCCTCATCTTGGGCACCATCCTCGCCGTTGGCCTCGCTGCCACGCTCCTGTCGGCGAACACGCCCGTCTTCGACATCATCGGGCGGCCTTTAGTCCCCATCATCGCCGCCCTCGGCATCCCGAACGCCGCCGCCGTCGCGCCCGCGACCATCGTCGGCATCACGGAGATGTACGTCCCCGTCTTGCTCGTGACCGAGACCGCGCCGATGGCGAAATTCTTCATCGCCGTCCTCGCCGTCTCACAGCTCATCTTCTTCTCCTCGGTCGGACCGATGATTATGGACATGTTCAGCGACGTGCCGATTCGCTTCCGCGACCTCGTTGGGCTGTTCATCATCCGGACGGTCATCCTCGTCCCGGTCGTCGCCGGGATGACCCACCTCGTCGCGGCGATGGGGCTGCTCTAATCAGAGATATTCGACCAGCATATCCGCAAATTTCTGTTCTGCTCTCCGGAGATGGTGCTCGACGGTTCGCCGCCCCACGCCGATTTCTTCTGCGATTTCGGTTGTCGTCGTTCTCCGCGGAATTTCGTAGTACCCGCGCTCGTGTGCCAACAGAAACACCTCGCGCTGGCGGGCAGACAGCGTCGGAAGCGCCGACTCAATCGACATGAGCGGCGTGTCAGAGGCAACGCTCTCGAGTTCCTGTTTTGATTCGACCGTCACCTGCTGGTCTGCGGTAATCGCCCGATAGAAGTTGGTGAGGTTCGCCGAGTCCAGGGCGAGCACGCGCACGATTTTCGCGCCCTTTTCGTACCGAAGTGGCGGCAACAACAAGCAGTCGTGTTCGGCGAGATATGCTTCGATGTAGTCCGTCCCGTGCTCTTTCAGGCAGGCGTTCGTGATGATGACTTGGTCTGCGCCGTTGTCGATGCGCTCGCGGACGCCGACCTCCGCTTCGACGCGCGCGAGCACGTCGTCTGTGTGTTCGCCGGTCAAGTGCAGGAGGTCACAGTGGTCGTTACACCAGAGTTCGATTTCGGTGTCGTTTCGCGCCGTTGCCCGGGCGTACGGGCCGCTCCCAGTGATACGGAACACGGCTTTGTACATGGCGGGACTTGGGGAGAGGCGTATAAAAATACCATTCCACATGGAGACTCCACCCTCTCGGCGCTGGCCGCACTTGGTATGCGTATACATGGGACACCAGCAACCGACCGACCGGAAAAGTCGATTTGGCGAGCCTTCAGAGCAGTGGAAGGAGTATCAAGGTGCGCCGACCGGCACTGAAATCGAGTGCAAGGGCTGGCGGCAGGAGGCGGCCCTCCGCATGCTCAACAACAACTTAGACCCCGACGTGGGCGAGAACCCCGAAGAACTCGTCGTCTACGGCGGCACCGGCCGCGCCGCCCGTAGTTGGGACGCCTACGACGCAATTCTCGCAGAACTCCGCGACTTAGACGACGACGAGACGCTCCTCGTCCAATCCGGCAAACCGGTGGGCCGATTCACGACCCACGAACGCGCGCCTCGCGTCCTGATTGCGAACTCGAATTTAGTCGGAAAATGGGACAACTGGGAGCACTTCCACGAACTCGAAGCAGAGGGTCTCATCATGTACGGCCAGATGACCGCCGGGTCGTGGGCCTACATCGGCACGCAGGGCATCATTCAGGGAACCTACGAAACCCTCGCGGAAGCCGGTCGCCAGCACTTCCCCGACGCCAAGGGCCTCACGGGAACCATCACGGTCACCGGCGGCCTCGGCGGGATGGGCGGCGCACAACCGCTTGCCGTGACGATGAACCACGGTGTGTGCATCGCCGCGGAAGTGGACGACCACCGCATCGACCGCCGCATCGAGACGCGCTACTGTATGGAGAAGACCGACGACTTGGACGAAGCCATCTCGATGGCACAGGAAGCTGCTGCGAAGGGCGACCCCCTCTCGATTGGCCTGCACATGAACGCCGCCGACATGTTCGAGGGGATGCTCGAACGAGACTTCGTCCCCGACATCGTCACCGACCAGACGAGCGCCCACGACGAACTGGAAGGCTACTATCCCTCGGGCTACACCGTCGAAGAAGCCGACCAACTCCGCGCAGAAAACCCTGAGAAATACGTCGAGGAGAGTCTCGACACGATGGTTCGCCACGTCGAAGGCATCCTCGCCATGCAGGAGCAGGGCGCAATCGCCTTCGAATACGGGAACAACATTCGTGGACAGGTCAAAGAACACCGCGGGATGGCAAATGCGTTCGACTTCGAGGGCTTCGTCCCGGCCTACATCCGACCGCTGTTCTGCCGTGGCAAGGGGCCGTTCCGTTGGGCCGCACTCTCTGGCGACCCGGCAGACATCCACCGCACCGACGACGCCGTGAGGGAACTGTTCCCCGAGAAGGAACACCTCCACCGCTGGATCGACCTCGCACAGGAGCAGGTCGCGTTTCAGGGCCTCCCGTCGCGGGTTTGCTGGCTCGGGTATTCGACCGACGAGGACGGCATCACCGAACGCGCGAAGTTCGCGCTCAAAATCAACGACCTCGTGCGCGAGGGTGAAATCTCGGCCCCGGTTGTCGTTACGCGCGACCACCTCGACGCGGGCAGCGTCGCAAGTCCGAACCGCGAGACAGAGGCCATGCGCGACGGCTCAGACGCCGTTGCTGACTGGCCACTCTTGAACGCCCTGCTCAACTGCGCGGCGGGCGCGGACATCGTGAGCGTCCACGACGGCGGCGGTGTTGGCATCGGCAACGCGCTCCACACGAACAATCACGTCGTCCTCGATGGAACCGACCTCGCCGCAGAGAAGGCCCGTCGCGTGTTCACCACTGACCCCGGCATGGGCGTCATCCGCCACGCCGACGCAGGCTACGAGGAAGCGCTTGACGAGGCGACCGTCTCGAACGTCCCGATTCCGATGCGAGACCGGAAATGAGCTTCGCAGAACCCGAACACTGGCAAGGAACGTCTTCGGACCCGAGCGACGAGCAGTTCGGCCACGTCGTTGAAGCCACCTCGTTGGACAAGGCAAGCGAGTACGACGCCGTCCTCGTCGGTGAACCCTACGACGGCGCAGTCATCTCGCGCAAGGGAGCCGCAGACGGTCCAGCGGCCATCCGCGCGGCGCTCGCAGGCATCAAGAGCCATCACTTCGACGCCGGGCCAGTCTCAAGTATCGGCGACCTCGGCGACGTGGTGATTCCCGATGGCTCGGTTGCTGAAGTTCAAGACGCCGTCCGAGCGACTACCGCCGAAATCCACGCACAGGACACGATGCCGGTGTTCCTCGGTGGCGACAACTCACTGACGTTCCCGAACGTTGCTCCATTGCTCGAATCTGGCTCAGTCGGCGTCATCAACTTCGACGCGCACCTCGACGTTCGGGAAGTCCCTGAGTCGGGGCCGACGAGCGGAACGCCCTACCGCCAACTCCACGACGCGGGACTCGCGGGCTACGCCTGCGTCGGCGCACGCCACTTCGAAACGAGCACCGCGTACCACGATTTCGTCCTCGACAACGAGGGCGAAGTCGTGACTGCAGAAGAGGTTTCTGACGACGCGGTGGCCGCAATCGACAGCGCGCTCTCGGCCCTCGAACACGTTGACACGCTCTATCTGAGCGTGGACATCGACGTGCTGGATGCAGTCTACTGCGGAGCAAGCGCACCCACTCCCGGCGGTCTCTCGCCAGGCGACCTGTTTCGCGCGGTCAGACTCGCCGCGAGTGACGATCGCGTCGCTGGCTTTGAAGTCGTGGAGTGCGCACCACCACTCGATGAACACAACCGAACCGTCGATGCTGCGGCGCGCACCGTCGCCCAATTCCTCGCGGGGTGGTCGGCGTGAGTGACCTCGTCATCCACGACGCCGCAGAACTCGTCGTCGGAAAGGCCGAGGATGCACCGCTCGAACGCTACGAGAACGCCGCGATTGCAGTAGCGGATGGGACGGTCGTCGCGGTCGGTTCGACTGCCGACGTGACCCGTGAGTACCCGGCGGAGAACGCAACCGAGGCAATCGACGCCACCGGCAAAACGGTGCTCCCGGGCTTCGTTGACCCGCACACCCACGCCCTGTTCGCGGGAGACCGCTCCGACGAATTCGAGGCAAAGCTGCGCGGAAAGACGTATCAGGAGATTCTGGCGGCGGGCGGTGGGATTCTCAAATCCGTTCGCTCGGTTCGAGAAGTGGACGACGAAACGCTCGTCTCGAACTTGCTCGGCCATCTCGACCGAATGCTCGCCCACGGGACGACGACTGTCGAGGTCAAGTCAGGCTACGGCCTCGATACGGAAACCGAACTCCGGATGCTCGACGCCATCCGCAAAGCCGACGGACAGCACCCAGTGGACGTAATTCCGACGTTCATGGGCGCACACGCCGTCCCGCAGGGGATGGACGCGGACGAGTACACCCAAGAGGTCATAGAGGAGCAACTGCCCGCCGTCGCGGAGCAGGGCATCGCGGAGTTCAACGACGTGTTCTGCGAAAAAGACGTGTTCTCCGTCGAGCAATCGCGGCGGATCCTTGAAGCCGGTGAAGAACACGGATTGACGCCGAAAGTGCACGCAGAAGAACTCGCACACATTGGCGGGACGAAACTCGCCGCCGAACTCGGCGCGACGAGTGCAGACCACCTGCTCCACTCGACCGAAGAGGACATTCTGGCGCTCGTGGAGGCGGGTGTCGTTCCGGTTCTCTTGCCGGGCACCGCTTTCGGCCTCGGCGCGGAATTTGCGGACGCACAGATGATGCTCGAACAGGGCGCACCCGTCGCCATCGCGACCGACTTCAACCCGAACTGCCACAGCCACTCGATGGGCTTCGCGCAGTCGCTCGCGTGCGTCGAGATGCACATGACGCCCGCGCAGGCGCTCGTCGCCGCAACCGAACATGCCGCGCTCGCGCTCGACAGACCGAATCTCGGCCGACTCGACGCGGGTGCGCCAGCAGACCTCGTCGTCGTGGACGCCCCGAACCATGTCCACGTGCCGTATCAGTACGGAACGAATCTGGTGGAAACGGTGGTCAAAAACGGCGAGCGTGTCTTCGGGTAGTCAGAGGGAGTATCGTACTTACTCGGGGGTCTTTCGGTCACACCTCGACAGAGGCACGTGGTTTGACGACCGTATTGTGAGGGCTCGTTGAACAGGTACGAGACCCCCTCTCAGTTCACGTTTCGTTCCGAATCGCCCCAGTACTGGTCGCGCAGGTCGGTTTTCCGGACTTTTCCATAGGAGCTGCGCGGCAACTCGGTTACGATGTCGATTTCTTTCGGTTTTTTGTATGCCGC encodes:
- a CDS encoding aldehyde dehydrogenase, translating into MSTSDIEEVTDYELFIDGAFRASHGDERVEVSFPYDGTVWATVPDATEEDVDDAVAAARAAFERDEWRDTKPSDRREILNQIADTIDAHGDELAELETLQNGKLLREMKEQLSGLGEWYRYYGRIAEEVESGRTIPVDKKDGQMFNYIRHEPFGVVGAITAWNSPLLLTAWKLAPALAAGNTFVHKPSEETPVSALRFVELIYEHTDLPDGVYNVVPGQGHTGAALTAHSDVDKLAFTGSTAVGRKVAKAAGENLTKVSLELGGKSPNVILPDANLDDAVNGVMKGIFAATGQTCMAGSRVLVHEDVHEEFVSKLTARAGDIKMGDPRNMDTQMGPVAFRGQWETVHKYVQSGLEEGATLEIGGEMPADQPGECFIQPTVFVDVENDMTVAREEIFGPVASVISFESLDEALSIANDTDFGLAAAIWTQDMDRANEFVETVEAGTVWVNEYRLVAPNSPFGGYKASGLGRENGREGLEEYYQTKSVWYNHAGEVGDPFVLE
- the hutG gene encoding formimidoylglutamase; this translates as MSFAEPEHWQGTSSDPSDEQFGHVVEATSLDKASEYDAVLVGEPYDGAVISRKGAADGPAAIRAALAGIKSHHFDAGPVSSIGDLGDVVIPDGSVAEVQDAVRATTAEIHAQDTMPVFLGGDNSLTFPNVAPLLESGSVGVINFDAHLDVREVPESGPTSGTPYRQLHDAGLAGYACVGARHFETSTAYHDFVLDNEGEVVTAEEVSDDAVAAIDSALSALEHVDTLYLSVDIDVLDAVYCGASAPTPGGLSPGDLFRAVRLAASDDRVAGFEVVECAPPLDEHNRTVDAAARTVAQFLAGWSA
- a CDS encoding thiolase domain-containing protein, translating into MRNVSIVGMGTTEFGVLDAGVKDLGVRAVSRALRSCDVNRADVDALYLGNFVAGILEGQENIAPLVADSVGLTGIPTMKTEGACASSGIALRQAYQAVATGVHDVVVVAGVESMTNAETTEFTRALNSAADTQTEGKTGLTFPGFYGLWLDRYMHEHGATREEVAAIPVKNRANGATNPRARFRDPIAIDDVVESRLVADPLRLYDCCPAADGGAALVITASDRAREFTDTPLSVLGSGHASGRSGAYRYEDLTTLDATVTAANDAYAQAGISPTDLDVVELHDCFSAAEIGDSEDLGLFEKGEGARAAAEGVTAVDGDVPINPSGGLLSKGHPVGATGIGQVYEACLQLLGEHENQVDGAELALTHNLGGSGAVCTVTVLGRDA
- a CDS encoding helix-turn-helix domain-containing protein — protein: MYKAVFRITGSGPYARATARNDTEIELWCNDHCDLLHLTGEHTDDVLARVEAEVGVRERIDNGADQVIITNACLKEHGTDYIEAYLAEHDCLLLPPLRYEKGAKIVRVLALDSANLTNFYRAITADQQVTVESKQELESVASDTPLMSIESALPTLSARQREVFLLAHERGYYEIPRRTTTTEIAEEIGVGRRTVEHHLRRAEQKFADMLVEYL
- a CDS encoding OB-fold domain-containing protein, which translates into the protein MPAFPATECADCGELYGFPVVACRDCGCESFETRELDGSGIVYARTTIRVPGADHQGQEPFEVCVVDLADDIRITARVLDNPELGPDDSVQFVEARDGVFFFEAA
- a CDS encoding YjiH family protein gives rise to the protein MATEGGRTWTVDGDQRARSIEEIDLHDLAMQPVVKFLLAFLIGGVFFLLPVRYGGEITVPFDIAVSYITETFPGAVGVYALAIIVAGGVLTTLAMVTDEPVAGIDLSYFETSVVFWILRLAGLVLAPVMFFKLGPAWLHTPGTGGLMWGTLVYSVGIIIPIGAVFITIFVELGGLEFVGTLSRPVMKPLFKVPGRAALDSLASWVGSYSVGLYVTRNVFEKGGYHKRDVFTIATCFSTVSIGFVGVVAATLDMLALFPVIFGAYFVCVVLTSIILVRIPPISTTPKEYIAEPEPEVGFTGSLADYARFALSEAVKKADEGESFLEAATRGFVDGIKLTSLILGTILAVGLAATLLSANTPVFDIIGRPLVPIIAALGIPNAAAVAPATIVGITEMYVPVLLVTETAPMAKFFIAVLAVSQLIFFSSVGPMIMDMFSDVPIRFRDLVGLFIIRTVILVPVVAGMTHLVAAMGLL
- the hutU gene encoding urocanate hydratase: MGHQQPTDRKSRFGEPSEQWKEYQGAPTGTEIECKGWRQEAALRMLNNNLDPDVGENPEELVVYGGTGRAARSWDAYDAILAELRDLDDDETLLVQSGKPVGRFTTHERAPRVLIANSNLVGKWDNWEHFHELEAEGLIMYGQMTAGSWAYIGTQGIIQGTYETLAEAGRQHFPDAKGLTGTITVTGGLGGMGGAQPLAVTMNHGVCIAAEVDDHRIDRRIETRYCMEKTDDLDEAISMAQEAAAKGDPLSIGLHMNAADMFEGMLERDFVPDIVTDQTSAHDELEGYYPSGYTVEEADQLRAENPEKYVEESLDTMVRHVEGILAMQEQGAIAFEYGNNIRGQVKEHRGMANAFDFEGFVPAYIRPLFCRGKGPFRWAALSGDPADIHRTDDAVRELFPEKEHLHRWIDLAQEQVAFQGLPSRVCWLGYSTDEDGITERAKFALKINDLVREGEISAPVVVTRDHLDAGSVASPNRETEAMRDGSDAVADWPLLNALLNCAAGADIVSVHDGGGVGIGNALHTNNHVVLDGTDLAAEKARRVFTTDPGMGVIRHADAGYEEALDEATVSNVPIPMRDRK
- the hutI gene encoding imidazolonepropionase yields the protein MSDLVIHDAAELVVGKAEDAPLERYENAAIAVADGTVVAVGSTADVTREYPAENATEAIDATGKTVLPGFVDPHTHALFAGDRSDEFEAKLRGKTYQEILAAGGGILKSVRSVREVDDETLVSNLLGHLDRMLAHGTTTVEVKSGYGLDTETELRMLDAIRKADGQHPVDVIPTFMGAHAVPQGMDADEYTQEVIEEQLPAVAEQGIAEFNDVFCEKDVFSVEQSRRILEAGEEHGLTPKVHAEELAHIGGTKLAAELGATSADHLLHSTEEDILALVEAGVVPVLLPGTAFGLGAEFADAQMMLEQGAPVAIATDFNPNCHSHSMGFAQSLACVEMHMTPAQALVAATEHAALALDRPNLGRLDAGAPADLVVVDAPNHVHVPYQYGTNLVETVVKNGERVFG